The genomic segment ATGAAATGAAGCAACCAAACCAAGTCATAACGCTTAGTGACTTTATAATCTCACTTCCAGCTGACAATGATGGAAAATCAAGATTAAAAATAAGGTTTGATAGCTACAAAGGTTCAATATTTGACAATAAAGAAGATGCTCTAAATTTCAAAAAACAATTATCAGTGCTAAATATGGATGGGATATTAACCAATAAAAAAATATCAGCACTTACAGCGATATATATATTTCATAAGTTAAAAAACCAAGCAAAGAATAGCACTGATACTAGGGGCTTTTTCTGCTTTATAGATGAGCTTAAAGATTACTTGCAAGACGAAACCATGCAAGAAAAAATCTTAGAAAGCATCCTAGAAGTAAGAAAGATAGGTGGAGTAATGTGTATGGGATTTCAAAGCCTTAGTCTCTTTAAACAAATTGAAAGGGGTTCATCGTTTTTAGATAACATCGCAAATTTTATTATATTCCCAACAAACAATACAGAAGCATTAAACGAGATGCACGAAATAATAGGACTTGCACCAACGGAAATTAAATACTTAAAAGAGAGCAATTCAAGCACAAGAGAAGTGCTTTTAAATATGAAGCTAAGAAACGAGAGTGCAAAACTAAATATAGATCTTTCAAAGTTAGGAAGCCTACTAAAAGCATTCTCATCAAGTTCAGACAATGTAATGCTAATCAAAAAGCTAAAAGAAGAAAGCCCAAAACATTGGCGAAAACTATACCTAGAACATAAAGGAGTAATACAATGAAAAAAATAGTGATTTTAACGGCAACAATAATGATGATATTTTTAAGCGGATGTACAAACAAGCCAAGCAAAATAGAAAAGATAAGTCCTTGTGCTTATTGCGACTTTTCAAAATAGGATTTAAAATGGCATTTGAAGATAAAAAAGTAGACCCAAATTTTATTTTTAAAATGGAAAGAAATATTAAAGCATATATGCTTTATATCATTATAGCCTTAACAGTTGTAAGTGTTAGTTTATCAATAGCCTTAGCACTATTAACACCTTTAAAAGAAACAAAGCCAGTTTTACTTAAATTTAGCGAAGCTGACTCTCGCTTTGTAACTATTAGCGACACTAGCCTTAACATAAGGGGAGATGAACAGCTATTAAAAAGCATAATAGCTGGATATGTTAAAAATAGAGAACTAATAAATAGAATTGATGATATAGAACGATACAACGAGATAAGAACACAAAGCAGTAGACAAGTGTGGGAAGCATTTCAGACTTTAGTAGCCGATCCAAATTCAATTTATACCACAAAAAGCTATTATAGAGATATTCAAATTTTAAACGTCTCTATTTTAAGCAAAAATGTTGCAACAGTAGATTTTCAAGCAGAAATCACGAATCCATCAGGAACGGATAAGAGCTTTAAGAAATATAGAAGTGCAATAGAGTATGACTTTCAAAACCAAAGTAGTACATATTTGGATAACATAAAAAATCCTACAGGCTTTATAGTTAGCAAATACAGAGTCACACAGATACTTGATGAAAGAAAAGATAAAAAATGAAAAATTTAACGAAAATATACATAATTTTGGCTACGGCTTTAAATTTAAATGCTCAGGGACTTAGCGAAGAACAAATGAGCGAAGTAAGAGCAATTATGAGACAAACTCAAGAGCTAGTCAACGAACAGAAACAACAAGACCAGTCCATGGGTGAAAACATATTTAATGATAAAACAAAAAATATCAACAAAAACATCCAAACAAGTGTAGGTATAAATCCATTTGGAGTATATGGACAAAAAAATTATCAAGAACATCCACAAGATGAGTATATAGATTTTGATGGTTCGACTTCCCAAGAGCCAAGAGAGTATAGCAAGGAAGAGATGGAGCTTATGCGAAATGCTATAAGAAATCAAGACTTAAAAGCATTACAGAAAAAATTTCACTCAAAAAAATATAGCGGATTTGAGAATACCAAAACAATAAAATACACACCAAACAAGACTCACAAAATAAGAACTCGCCATGCAATGGCAACAACTTTAATATTTGACAGCCCAATAGAAAACTTTATACTAGGAGATCAAACAGGTTTTAAACTAGAGCTAATCCCAAATAAAGATGATGCAATAGCAGTAATTCCGCAATTAATAGGAATTGATACAAGTCTTACAATTTTTACAAGAGATGGAAAAATACATACATTTTATATATTTTCAACAGACTATAAAAATACAAAAGACCCAAGCTTTGTGATTTATATCCAAGATGAAGAAGCAATAAGAGCAAAACAGGCAAAAATAGAGAGAGACAATAGAGATTATAAAATCATACAAGATGGTATCGCAAAGCTAAAAATAAAGAAAAGCGATATTTACAACGGTTACATACAAAAAGCAAACAAGGAAAACGAGTGGCTACTATCGGCTGAAATTTTTGACGATAAGAAATTTACTTACTTTAAATATCCAAAAGACGAGTTGCCTCAAGTACCAGCAATTTTTGCGGTAATCGATAATCAAGACAGCCCAGTAGAGACAAGGGTTATAGGAGATTACATAATAGCCGAGACCATAAATCCAAGATTTACGATTAAAAGTGGTAATAGCTATATATGTGTAGGACGAAAAGAGACAAAAGAAGAAAAAGATAGAAAAGAAATGAGAAAGAATTTAAACACAAGTAAAGAAGTAATAAAAGAAAGACAAAAAGAAAATAATAGCAAGATAAAAGTCAATAAAGAAAAGCAAAATCAAGCAATAAACAGAATAAAAGGAATATAAAATGAAAAAAGGGAAAAAAGCGTTATTCTTCAGTATTATGGCATTGTATGTAATGCAATCTCCTTCCCTTTTTGCTAATGAGCTAAGCGACGAACAGATAAGAAATTTGCAAAATGAAACGAATTTAAATCATCTTTTTGAAAATTCAAAATTCCCAGTTGATGATTACATTTATAAGGCAGGAAAGAGAGAGCCAAATAAAGATCAATCCGATATCGCCCAAGCTCTAAAAGGGAAAAAAGACAAACAAAATTCACCGACTCCACAAACACAGGTGCAAATGCCCCAATCCGTGTTTAAAGAACAAGAAAAAGCAAAAAGAAACAAAGCCAAACAAGAAGAACTACAAGCCAAACAAGAAGCCTTGCGACAAGAGATAAGGGTTGATAATAAAAAAGCCTATGATAATAAAATAAAAAAGCTTTTAAGAGCTCAAATTTTAGCCAATCGCAATAATGAAATTAAAAACATTGATGGATCCTCTTCAAAATATGGTGTTGATGGCTTTTCAAATCAAAAGCCTGTCGACATAAGCACAAACGAACATAGGCTTTATAGGACAATAAGGGCAGGACGCATGATACCAGCTATTTTAACGACCGCAATAAGCTCAGATTTAAGTGGAATAATTACAGCTCAAGTAGAACAAGACATATATGCTTCAATGGGGAGAGCTGTTTTAATCCCACGCGGAAGTAAAGCAATAGGTTTTTATACCAACGACACCAAAATCGGTCATGAAAGACTAGAAATTAGATGGAGAGAAATTATTACACCACAAGGCATAAACATCATGTTAACGGATGCATTAGCTGCTGACAACATGGGTATGAACGGAGCTATAGGAGCTATAAATAATAAATATTGGGATAGATACGGAATGCCCTATTCAATCTCAACTCTGACAAACGCCTTGCTTTTGGTAATAGCTTCAAAAACGCAAGGGGCTAACGCTTATACACAAGAGATATACACTAATACAAGAAGTGACGTAGGCACAGTAGTTCAAGATATGATACAACAGCAAAGCCAAATTAAGCCAACGATTGAAATTCAAAGCGGAAGTCGTATATTCTTAGTGCCGACAAATCATATGTGGTTTAGTAAACCAAAAAATGGCGAAGTCTTAATGAAATATTTTAAAGAATAAAAAGGATAAAAAATGCAATTTGAAAAAATACAAGGTCAAATAGAAAAAGAGCTTGAAAACAAAAAAGCCTACGACAAAATACTGGATAAAATCGGCACTCAACTAAAAACCACAAAAAAAGCCGAAGCAAATTACAATAAAGAGAAAGAGAAATTAGAAAATTTGATTATGGAAAAAGAAAGACTTTCATCTGCATCACAAGAAATAAACAAAGAGCAATCAAATGAGTGAAAGTGTAATACTTAACAACATACTAGGAGTGTTGACACCATATCTAAATTTAAAAGCAAATGAGCTTATTTTTAATAAACCATGCGAAATAAATGTAGATTATGGCGATCACTGGGAGATAATAAACGATACAAAACTAGATCTTAAATTTTTAAATAATTTCTTGATAGAACTTGCTACAAGGAGAAATCAAAGGTTTAGTGAAGCACATTGCCATCTATCGTGCGAACTACCTGAACCATTTTTAAGATATAGGGTTCAGGCACAGCACAAATCAAGTCTTTTTAATAGCGAAATAGCAATCTGCATAAGAATACCAAGTAAAGAAAATTTCAAATTAGAAAGCTTTGTTTTAAGTGATAAAGTTAGACTTGATGGCTGGAATTACGAAAAAATAAAAGAACTAATAAGAGAGAAAAAGAATGTACTACTAAGTGGTGGAACAGGAAGTGGAAAAACAAGCTTTTTAAACTCACTAATGGGTGAAATTGATCCAAACGAGAGAGTAGTAACAATTGAAGACAGCCAAGAGTTAAGAGTTGAAAATATAAATAAAACTCAACTTGCAGTCCCAAAAATAGCCAATGAAGTATATAGCTATCAAATAGCAATAGACAATGCTATGAGACTTCGACCTGATAGACTATTCTTAGGCGAAATAGACATAAGAAATACCTTCTCATTTTTAAGAGTTAACAACACAGGACATGCAGGAAACCTAAGTACGCTACATGCCAACAGCCCAAAAGATGCAATAAAAGCTATAAAAACAAACATTATACTAGGCGGTGGCTTATCAAGTGTAGACGACAAGATGTTAGATAGCTTAATTATTACAGCAATAGACTATATTATCCAAATAGAAAGAGTTAAAAATCAAAGAGTAATAACTGACATCTTAAATTTAAAAAAAGACATGGTAAGGATTGTGGCATGAAAAAGACAAGACACCACATATACTTAACAGAAGCCGATAATAGAATTTTAAGACAACTATCAGATAAAAGAAATCAAAGCAGATCTGCAGTTGTTAGAAAACTAATTCAAACCCAAAAATACAGAGATAATTTACAAGAGATAGAAGCGAATAATAGAATAATTGGCAGTTATTTAAAAGAATTTAGCCATATAGGAACGAATATAAATCAAATAGCATACCATCTAAATGCAAATATAACAAATCATGAAGAAGCAAAAACAGACCTTGAAAAGAACATCGTGAAGCTAATGCAGAAGATAAAAGAGTTAAATGAAAAGGTTGATACACTAAAAATTAAGATAAATGTACCGCACACAAAAACCCCAAGCAGTATAGAAGAGCAAGATGACGTACAAGAATACGAAATAAAAAGGGAAGAAAATGGATAATACACAGAAATTCAGCACCACAAAATGGATAGTCGTATTTATAACATCGTTATTGATTGGAGTGGTGGTATACTTAGGAATGGTCAAGCTTATTTTTAACCCAGATTTGGTAAATGTTCCAATAGTTGCTCTCAAAATTTTAAATAACATTGGAGAACCAACATTAAAATTTAAAGCATATGTAGCACTTTTAATGCTTTTTGCTCCATTTTTAATGTGTGTAGTGTGGTGGATGTTACCATACCTACAAGATAATGAAGACTACGGTTCAGCTAGGTTTGCGATGCCAAAAGATTTTAAAAAGATGAAAATTAACTACGATACTGGTTTGGTGCTTGGTTGTCTTGATGTTAACAGCGACAATCCAAAATTTATAAGAGCAACACAACCGCTCTCAACATTAGTCGTTGCACCTCCTGGAAGTGGTAAAACTGCAGGTATGATAATTCCGAATTTGCTAAGTGTGCCTAACTCTTGCGTAGTTTTAGATATAAAAGGAGAGTTATACGAAAAAACGGCTGGATATCGCCAAAAATATTTTAACAATGAAATCCAACTTTTCTCCCCTTTTAGTTGGGATAATACGCTATTTTTTAATCCGTTTGATAATTTAATAATTAAAGATATGGAATATATACATATTAAAAAATTAGCAGAGCAAATAGCATCTACTATTTTTGTAGGAGAGAAAGGACAGGAAAACGATCACTGGATTGTATCAGCAAAAACCATGTTTGTATTTTTTGCGGAATATTTTATGCAAAAAAATAAACATACAACATTAGCACAATTAGCACAAGCACCAAAAGCCGATTATTTTGATGTATTAGAAGATAAATTTTTAGATGAAGCATTAGAAGAAATAGATGAAGATAATCCTGAAAAAGAAAGGGAAAGAGATTATGATGTTGATACTTTTAGAATATGGCTAAAACAAACTAGTTTTGATGAGACAATAGATGAAAATACTAGAAATCAAGCTAGAGCTTACAGTAAAGCTGCCGAAAATGAGTTTGCTAGTATAAAATCAACTTACGACACATTTATGAAAGTTTTTACCAATCCGCAAGTAGCAAATGCAACAAGTAAAATGAGCTTTACATTTGAAGATTTAAGAGAAAAAAGAATATCAATGTATGTTGTAATTCAAACTGAAGACATGGAAATTTTAGCTCCTTTGGTACGAATTTTTATAGAAACATTATTTAAAAAATTAATGAGTGGGCATGAGTGCAGTGATATAGATAAATTTATATATTGCTATTTGGATGAATTCGTCAGATTTGGCAAAATGCCATTTTTGCTTGAAGCACCAGCACTATGCAGAAGCTATGGATTACTCCCAGTGTTTGTTACACAAAGCTATGAACAAGTAAAGAAATACTATGGTGAAGATGATATGAATATAGTTAAAAACAATAGCGGATATCAAGTTATTTTTAATATGAATAGTGACAAGGATGCTGAAGACACAAGTAGATTAATAGGTGATTATACGAACATAAAGATTAGCCGAAGTCAAGGAAACTTAGAATTATTTAAAAGCAACATCTCAAAGAGCAAAGAAGCCAAAAGGCTAGTAACCTCACAGGACTTAAAAAATCAAGATAGTAGCGATATTTTAATTTTGGTAAAGGGTTTCTTTAAGCTACCAATTAAAGCCAAAGTGCCATATTGGTTTAAGATGAAGCAATGGAGCAATGCGGACAAAATAAAAATAATATCAATAGAAAACCCACAAGATGAGCTAGAAATCAATAAAGAAAAAAGAGCCACAACAGACAACAAAAGCGAAGAAACAATAGAGCAAACAAAAAATGAATTTAATGAGAAAAAAATGCAAAGAGATGAGCTATTAAGAGCTTTAAAAATTAGAATAAATAGGGAGTAAAAGTTATGATTTTATATGTTTAAAGGTTTTAATCTAAATTTTAATACCAAATTAAAATTCAGATTAGAGTCTAAAAAGCTCTAAAATCCAACCCTAAGGAGTAAAAATGACTTATGAAGAGAGACTGGAGCAAGAAAAAGCATACAAAGAGTATGAAAAACACCTTGCTGATCAGTTTGAACATAGCGAAGATGGCGAATTTAAAATCAGTAACGAAGAGAGCAAGGAGTGGGAATATCTAAATAAGACCAACCAAAGCTTAGATATTGCAGACGAAGACGAGCCAAACACAAACTCATAGCCCAAAAGCTATGAGTAAACAACAGAGATAAAGGATTAAAAATGGCAAAAGAGCAAGAGCGAAAAACTTGGGAACAGATGAGTAATGCAGAGAAAAAAGAAAGTTTTGATAAATATGCAAAATTTAAACTTTTTGAAGCACACAAGACAGCAAAAGCTGATTGGCAAAAAGATATGAGCAAGGAAGAAGTAGACAATACAATTCCATATAATGCATCAACTGGCAGAACATACTCAAGAGAGACTAGTATGCTGCTAAGAGCAGAAATGGCGATAAAAGGTTATAACAAAGCTCAGTTTGTAACTATGGAGCAAGGAAATGCTATGGGAGGAGTACTAAAACTAAAACACGATGAGCAAACAGGCGAAATTTTAAAAACTAAGAATGGTAAAGATGCAAGAGTCGACGGTGTAAAAATGCTTTATATTGCAAACTATGAGATGAGACCTAAGATTGACAAGGATGGCAAAGAAGTCACGGCTGTGGTTAAAGACAAGGATGGCAATATTAAGATAGACGAGAATACCAAAAAACCGCTCACTTACATAGTTAAAGAAAAAATCCCAATTGAACCAAAACTAGAAACAAAAACTCTTTATCATGTAAGTCAATTTGAAGGACTAGATGAGAGCAAGGTAAAAGATAGAGATTTAACCGCTGTTCACAATTACAGAGAAACAGCCAAAAGCCAAGCATACGAAGTAAAGGTCGATTATGGCAAAACTCTAGGCATTGGCGGAAATTTGGAAAAGCAACTAAATAATCTAACATTAGCTCAAATCAAAGGCGTAGATTATTTTAACCCAGCTAAAAGGCTTGATATGAGCAAAGAAGAAGATAAAACCAAAGGCAAAAAATCAATTAAGAAAAAAACTAAAGAGAAAGATAATAGTTTGGATCAAGGTAGATAAGCAGTCAAAATGAAACTTAGGGTTAATGGGGCGAAAGCCCCAAATTTAAAAGGGAAAAAATGTTAATTGAATTTTTAAATTTTTTAGGTCTTAATGATAAGACTACCCACAAAAAACAGCCTACACATATGAACGATGCTAGTGTAAAAGAAAAGGCTGAAGAATATATAGTGCAGATGCAAAGTCCATATTTTAAAGAAGAAATTACAACTAAAACAATAATAAAAGACGGCAAAAAAATAGAGATTAAAAAAATAAAAACTGCAGAGCCATTAAATAACGGCAAGACTTTGGTGTCGATAAAAACGTATAAAAAAGATATAACAAGGATGTAAAATGGCAGAACAACAAGTCGCAAAAGAGCTACTTACCGATAGTAATTGGATAAATAAAACACAAAACATAATGCAAGAAAACGTAATGAGCCTATTTGAAAAATTTTATCAAGGAGCTCACGACATAGTTTATTCATCAGGAGTAACAACAATCATAATTCTAATAGTCGTTTATTGGCTACTAGATAAGCTTAAAAACGGTTATCCAACAAGAGATGAATCATTTGGGGCAATGAAATATATAATATCACTTTGTTTTATTTATGCAATGTTAAGTTCATTTGATGCTTACACGGGATTTTTAAATTTTTTAACAATTCCAGAAAGTGTAATAACGGCAGTTGTTAGCTCAATTTTTCAAAATCAAGACTTTGGAACTATCGTAACAGAATCAGCAAATAAAGTAGATAATCTAAGAGCATCGATGTGGGATTATGGAACAACACAATACTTAAAATCAGAATCTTGGAATTTTGGGTTTTTTGAAGTTAATGGTCCAGCTGACTATTTAATGGCTGGGGTAGTAACCGCATTTTTAATGATCCCATTTTGGATATTTTATACAGGATTTTTTATACTTTTGATAGGAATCGTAATAGTTATATTTTTTAGTAAATTTACAGCATTTTTGATTTTAAGTACACTACCGCTAATTATTCCATTTTTAATATTTTCAAGGTTTAGACCATATTTGTGGAGCTGGTATAAATTGTACTTATCATATGCAATTATCGCCCCTTTGGCATTTATAGCTTTAAATTTAGCTATGAATCCGATACTGCAACTTGAAAAATTTCAAAATAACATAGCGGAAATATTTTTAAAACAATTTGAGTATTTAATAACAGGGGCAATTACTTGTATTACGGCAATTTTTATACTTAAAAGAATTCCAAGCTGGATAAATGCTGTTTTAGGAACTCAAATGGAAAGTGGAAGCGGTGGAGTAGTAGCAGGAGCCGTAGCTGGTGGAATAGCTGGAAAAACACTACTTGGCGGATTAGCTAGAAAAGCTAGTGGTGGAAGTTTTATAGGCGGAGCTTTGCAAAGCTTTGGTAGAGCGACTGGCGGAAATGCGGTTGGACATATTGCTAAAACAGGAATCGATGCGAGTATCAACATGGGAAAAGATATAGGAAAAGGGGCAAAAATACTAGGGACTGGAACATATAACACCTACAAGGCATTTAGGGGTGGATATGCAATACCGTAATATAAAAAAGGAAAAAAATGGATAAATTTTATTATTGTAGTATTATGATAGATTTTAGTGATATTGCTTATTTTAGGGGTTTTATTGATTGTAATATTCAAATTAGAGATAAAAATAAAGCTTATAAAATTTTAAAAGTAGCAAAAAAGTATGGCGAAGATTGGCAAGAATGTTGTGAAGATGAGTATTCTATTCTCAAAACTTGTTTAATAAAACAGAAAAATTTTATTAATTTTTTAAACATAGATAAAGCATTAGATTGCATTATAAAAAAATACACCAAAAGGACAAAAGAAATAGAAGTTGAGTATGAATTTTTAAAAGAAGACATAGGTTTCATAAAAGAAAAACATAGACCACAAAATAGAATTTTACAAATAAAAGATAAATTAACAATGATGATAGATTTTAGACCAAACATATAAAGGAAAGCTAAATGAACAATACAATAATTATAATTGAAAGTCCAAATAAATGTGAAAAAATAGAAAAAATTACTGGAGCAAAAGTTTATGCTACAAAAGGACACTTTAAAGAATTAAGCAAAGAGATCGTGGAGAATTATCAAG from the Campylobacter pinnipediorum subsp. pinnipediorum genome contains:
- a CDS encoding type IV secretion system protein, with the translated sequence MAFEDKKVDPNFIFKMERNIKAYMLYIIIALTVVSVSLSIALALLTPLKETKPVLLKFSEADSRFVTISDTSLNIRGDEQLLKSIIAGYVKNRELINRIDDIERYNEIRTQSSRQVWEAFQTLVADPNSIYTTKSYYRDIQILNVSILSKNVATVDFQAEITNPSGTDKSFKKYRSAIEYDFQNQSSTYLDNIKNPTGFIVSKYRVTQILDERKDKK
- a CDS encoding TrbG/VirB9 family P-type conjugative transfer protein, yielding MKNLTKIYIILATALNLNAQGLSEEQMSEVRAIMRQTQELVNEQKQQDQSMGENIFNDKTKNINKNIQTSVGINPFGVYGQKNYQEHPQDEYIDFDGSTSQEPREYSKEEMELMRNAIRNQDLKALQKKFHSKKYSGFENTKTIKYTPNKTHKIRTRHAMATTLIFDSPIENFILGDQTGFKLELIPNKDDAIAVIPQLIGIDTSLTIFTRDGKIHTFYIFSTDYKNTKDPSFVIYIQDEEAIRAKQAKIERDNRDYKIIQDGIAKLKIKKSDIYNGYIQKANKENEWLLSAEIFDDKKFTYFKYPKDELPQVPAIFAVIDNQDSPVETRVIGDYIIAETINPRFTIKSGNSYICVGRKETKEEKDRKEMRKNLNTSKEVIKERQKENNSKIKVNKEKQNQAINRIKGI
- a CDS encoding DNA type IV secretion system protein ComB10, whose amino-acid sequence is MQSPSLFANELSDEQIRNLQNETNLNHLFENSKFPVDDYIYKAGKREPNKDQSDIAQALKGKKDKQNSPTPQTQVQMPQSVFKEQEKAKRNKAKQEELQAKQEALRQEIRVDNKKAYDNKIKKLLRAQILANRNNEIKNIDGSSSKYGVDGFSNQKPVDISTNEHRLYRTIRAGRMIPAILTTAISSDLSGIITAQVEQDIYASMGRAVLIPRGSKAIGFYTNDTKIGHERLEIRWREIITPQGINIMLTDALAADNMGMNGAIGAINNKYWDRYGMPYSISTLTNALLLVIASKTQGANAYTQEIYTNTRSDVGTVVQDMIQQQSQIKPTIEIQSGSRIFLVPTNHMWFSKPKNGEVLMKYFKE
- a CDS encoding ATPase, T2SS/T4P/T4SS family, which codes for MSESVILNNILGVLTPYLNLKANELIFNKPCEINVDYGDHWEIINDTKLDLKFLNNFLIELATRRNQRFSEAHCHLSCELPEPFLRYRVQAQHKSSLFNSEIAICIRIPSKENFKLESFVLSDKVRLDGWNYEKIKELIREKKNVLLSGGTGSGKTSFLNSLMGEIDPNERVVTIEDSQELRVENINKTQLAVPKIANEVYSYQIAIDNAMRLRPDRLFLGEIDIRNTFSFLRVNNTGHAGNLSTLHANSPKDAIKAIKTNIILGGGLSSVDDKMLDSLIITAIDYIIQIERVKNQRVITDILNLKKDMVRIVA
- the mobC gene encoding plasmid mobilization relaxosome protein MobC, whose product is MKKTRHHIYLTEADNRILRQLSDKRNQSRSAVVRKLIQTQKYRDNLQEIEANNRIIGSYLKEFSHIGTNINQIAYHLNANITNHEEAKTDLEKNIVKLMQKIKELNEKVDTLKIKINVPHTKTPSSIEEQDDVQEYEIKREENG
- a CDS encoding type IV secretory system conjugative DNA transfer family protein; protein product: MDNTQKFSTTKWIVVFITSLLIGVVVYLGMVKLIFNPDLVNVPIVALKILNNIGEPTLKFKAYVALLMLFAPFLMCVVWWMLPYLQDNEDYGSARFAMPKDFKKMKINYDTGLVLGCLDVNSDNPKFIRATQPLSTLVVAPPGSGKTAGMIIPNLLSVPNSCVVLDIKGELYEKTAGYRQKYFNNEIQLFSPFSWDNTLFFNPFDNLIIKDMEYIHIKKLAEQIASTIFVGEKGQENDHWIVSAKTMFVFFAEYFMQKNKHTTLAQLAQAPKADYFDVLEDKFLDEALEEIDEDNPEKERERDYDVDTFRIWLKQTSFDETIDENTRNQARAYSKAAENEFASIKSTYDTFMKVFTNPQVANATSKMSFTFEDLREKRISMYVVIQTEDMEILAPLVRIFIETLFKKLMSGHECSDIDKFIYCYLDEFVRFGKMPFLLEAPALCRSYGLLPVFVTQSYEQVKKYYGEDDMNIVKNNSGYQVIFNMNSDKDAEDTSRLIGDYTNIKISRSQGNLELFKSNISKSKEAKRLVTSQDLKNQDSSDILILVKGFFKLPIKAKVPYWFKMKQWSNADKIKIISIENPQDELEINKEKRATTDNKSEETIEQTKNEFNEKKMQRDELLRALKIRINRE
- a CDS encoding ArdC-like ssDNA-binding domain-containing protein, encoding MAKEQERKTWEQMSNAEKKESFDKYAKFKLFEAHKTAKADWQKDMSKEEVDNTIPYNASTGRTYSRETSMLLRAEMAIKGYNKAQFVTMEQGNAMGGVLKLKHDEQTGEILKTKNGKDARVDGVKMLYIANYEMRPKIDKDGKEVTAVVKDKDGNIKIDENTKKPLTYIVKEKIPIEPKLETKTLYHVSQFEGLDESKVKDRDLTAVHNYRETAKSQAYEVKVDYGKTLGIGGNLEKQLNNLTLAQIKGVDYFNPAKRLDMSKEEDKTKGKKSIKKKTKEKDNSLDQGR
- a CDS encoding type IV secretion system protein, encoding MAEQQVAKELLTDSNWINKTQNIMQENVMSLFEKFYQGAHDIVYSSGVTTIIILIVVYWLLDKLKNGYPTRDESFGAMKYIISLCFIYAMLSSFDAYTGFLNFLTIPESVITAVVSSIFQNQDFGTIVTESANKVDNLRASMWDYGTTQYLKSESWNFGFFEVNGPADYLMAGVVTAFLMIPFWIFYTGFFILLIGIVIVIFFSKFTAFLILSTLPLIIPFLIFSRFRPYLWSWYKLYLSYAIIAPLAFIALNLAMNPILQLEKFQNNIAEIFLKQFEYLITGAITCITAIFILKRIPSWINAVLGTQMESGSGGVVAGAVAGGIAGKTLLGGLARKASGGSFIGGALQSFGRATGGNAVGHIAKTGIDASINMGKDIGKGAKILGTGTYNTYKAFRGGYAIP